A segment of the Methanobacterium sp. genome:
TCTGGAAGAGAAAAACTGTATTTGCTAGATAAATTTTCCAAATCAGATTCATCTAAGTTTGTTATATCTAAATTAAATGGATTAATATTATATATATCAATAAATTGATAATTCAAATCTTCTAAATAATTATTTCGAGTCGTGAAAATTATTTTCCAGTTATTTTTAATTAAATTTAAAAGAAACTCCTTAAAAATGTCTGTATTTGGAAGTTCTAATAATTTTTCAGCAGAATCAATAACAATAATTTTAATTTTTTCATTATCATGAAAATCAATGAAATCTCTAAAATTAAGTCCATTAAAGAGATCATTTAGGTTATTTAAATTGAATTCATTAGCTTTAAAAACATAAAAAGGAGTTTCTTCCCCTATTTTTTTATAGAAATTTTTAATAACTGCTGTTTTGCCAACTCCCCCAACACCACTTATGATTAATATTTGTTTCTGCCTAAGTTCATTCTCAATATTTTGTAAAATTTCACTCCGATCAATTTCTATTTTTTGATCATTGAAATTTATATCCGTCTGAATTTCATGGAATACTGCATCATTATGCAGTTTTTTTTCGTTAACAAGACCTATAATGCTTTGATCTAGGCTAAAAAAGTGTTGTGCAATAATTTTATTATCAATTGTAACGAAAGAAGATTCAAAAAAACTCATAGTTCTCCAATCAATTTCGATTTGTAAACTTTCAGCTTTTTCTTCAATTTCAATTAGTCCTTTTGGTGGCTTTTTAGCTTTATCTTCCCGATCTAGCCGCTGCACCCATTCCTGATTAGAATACAAAATAATTTTAGTAATATCTGGATAATCACGCTTAGTTCGTCTGATGGTCTCAATAAGATCCTTTTTATGGGATGATAAAGTAGTTTCATAGAATTTTGCTTGCCAGCCAATTACTTCATCTTCTTTAATAATAGGATCCGTTTCGATTCCAGATTGATTTTTGTAACGGAAAATACCAAAGGGTTGATTGAATTCTTTACAAAAAAGTAAATTACAAAACCATTCAAAATTATCTTGATGATTCTCACTAAATTTTGCTTTAAACTTATCCCAATCTGGTTTAATAATTTCCATCATAGATCTCCCATAGTATTAAAATTAATTAATTAAATTATTATCTTATATCAACACATCCTAATCCTATTACACTTATCCACAATCCCCTCTAACTCCTCATAACTAAACAAGTCCAAAGGATTCTCATCCTCAAAGGGAGGACTACCAAGGTCCTTCATTTCTATGTGTTTCCTCTCTGCAAACACCTTCTTCAACAACATTAAAAATTCAAGCTGTCGGGAGGTGTAGTGGGGATTGTTTGTTATGTAACTGTCGAACCGTTTCTCAATCATGGCTCTGGGATCATCGTTTCGCTTTATATTAATAATGTCCCTTAAAAATAGTAGAAAGTCAATATTCTGCTGTTTTTGAATGTATTCAATGGTTATTTCAGGTTTGAGAGAGGAGAGTTCTTTTTCTAAATTCATAAGTTCCCTGGAGGTTATCCCTTCACCTTCCTTTAACTTACGGACTGCTTCACTTCGCTCTAAGAGTCTTTTAAGGTCTTCATCTTCTTTAACTTCTTTTTCAAACTCTTTCCAGTTTACAATTATATCCAGTGCGGAAATATCAACGACTGGCCTGCAGGTGGGTTCAAAGTACTTCATCACCGGTGCAATCTCCCTCACCAAAAATTCCACATCTTCAAATGTCAGGTCTTCCCAGAACTCCATCTGCTGGGCTCTCATAAGCTGTGGTTTCCTCTCACTTATCACCTGGAGATTGTCCTTATCAGCCACATTGCGGATCATGTAGACCAGTTCCCGGCGTATTTTATCAATCTTCTCCTTATCCCGATCCAGCACGCAGGTGAATAGCTTTTCAGCCTTTAAAATAAATGATGAAACCTTGGAATTAGTCCCAAACTGGGTGATAATTAAGGGAGATACTTCATCCATTAACTCATCCACCATTCCATCAAAGTCATCACTTTTTTTTATCCGGGAGATTATGGATGATTTTTCCCGGACCAGGAAGAACTCTTCATCCAGTTCATCTATGGTGGCCCTGATCTTACCGGTTATGAGTTCCCTTTCTTTAGGGGTTAAATTTTGCTCTAATAGAGCCACCCGGTTGTTGAAAATGTTGGTTAGAACATCGTTGGGCACTCCCGTACCTTTTCCCCTTTCCAGTTCATGGAACTCAATATTGGAATGACCCCCGATCATGAAGTCAAATATTAAAAAATCATCCTTTCTATTGTTGGGGAGCCAGTCCTTGTGCTTGCATGCTTCCAAGTTACGGGTTCCTCGGCCCAGCATCTGCCAGAATCTTATGGGAGATACAACTGGTTTTATAAACACTAAGTTGCAGACTTCAGGGATGTCCACCCCTGTATCGAGCATTCCCACTGAAAGGGCAATGCGTGGGTTTGATCTTTGTTTAAACCGTTTAACCTCATCATTAGCGCGGTACATGTCCGAGGTTATAACCTGCACTTCACTGGCAAACTTGGGGAATAACTCTCCAAAAACTTCCTTCATTTTATTTGCATGGTTCTTGCTGGCACAGAAGAAAATGGACTTGGCAGGTTTGCCTTCATCTGACCTGTAGCAGGTTTCCATGAAACTTTTTATTACGAGGGTGTTGGTCTTGTCATCCATGAACACCCGGTCAAACTGGGAACCAGTTGGTTCGAAGGTGTCAGGATCCACATCCTGCCTGCGGAGCTGGTCTTTTAGAAACTTGTCCAGGTCCTCCTGTTTTATTCCCTCATTTAAAACTTTGGTGGAAATAATATGGGCAAAGTAGGGAACTAAAACCCCATCCCGAACCGCCTCATCATAAGAATACTCTGCAGTGGCCTTTCCAAATAAATCAAAGGTACTCTGCGTTTCCCTTTCTCGGGGAGTGGCGGTTAATCCTATTTTTATACAGTCGAAGTACTGGTAAATTAGATTGTTTTTATCATAGATGGATCGGTGTGCTTCGTCAAAAACAATTAAATCAAAAAATCCAGGGGAATATTTCTCAAACATTCGGGTTTCCTTGCCACCCATTAGGGTCTGCACTGTGGAAACATACAAGCGACTGGAAGTGGTGAATCCTTCCCTTAAATCAGCTGCTGGTTCTGTGAAATATTTTTTAAATCCATTATCTCTGGCCTGTCCCACTAAAGCAATCCTATCTGCAATGAATAAGACATTTCTAACCACATTGGATTTGATTAATAGATCAATAAGGGCCATTGCTACACGGGTCTTTCCTGTACCTGTGGCCATCTCTATTAAAGCAGTTCTATGACATTCTGAAAAGTGTTCTGAGAGTTTCCGGACTATGGTCACACTTCTGGGCCTATCCACAATATGAGTATTTATTTTAACAGTTCGAGGATCTTTACGATTTCGGTATAGATCCCTGCGTCTTTTCAAATCAGCTTGAGAAAATGGGCCACTGACTTTCCTTTCAATACCGTACTCATCAATAAAAAGCCATTTTTGACCATTAGTTAAGAAAATAGGTACTTTCTGGTTTATTTGACTTTCAATATCCAGAGAATATGTTCTAGCCTGTATTCGGCCGGTATCTGCGTTTTTGGAAAACCTTTTTGCTTCAATTATAGCTAAAGGTGTGTAATCTTCATCCAGTAAAACATAATCAATGAAACGATCAACATTCCGTTGAGGGTTTCCATCGAACAAAATAATATTTTTATCTTTAAAATTTGATTTAACAGAGTTGACTTCCTCTTTAATATATTTTGGAAGCCATCCTTGTTTTTCTAATTCTGGATCGATATACTGCTTTCTAGTTTTGAATTCTGATAACAATGAAACATCATCAGTATACGATTCCATGATATTATGATGATTATGATTATATTAAAAGTTACTATTTGCTCCCACTTTTCATATCTGTGGACTAAGTTCCTAAGTTCCTAATATTTTGCCATTAGTTAATAATATTTACAATAAAATCAACATCAAAACTAAATGGATATTCATTTTTTCAGATTATGAATCAAATTCAGCTTTATTATCCATTTTTATCAGAATCAATTCACATTCGCTATTTTCATCAAAAATCAGATAATAAAATATATAATAAATAAAATTTAATTGGTTATTGTATGATAAAAAGAGATATTCTGATAATAATCATAGTAATTCTTATAATAGCAATTATAAGTGTGGGGTTTGCAATTTTAAGCCAAAATAATTCTTTTACCCCTTCAAACAATTCAAGTAACCAAAACGCATCAATGAATGTTACAGTTAACACTACAAATTCCAGTGTTACTAATTCTAAAACTCCCGAAGCTAAAAGTTACACTTGCAGTTACTGCAAGGGTGTAGGATACTATGAAAGCAAAAATATCTGCACAGCATGTAATGGTATAGGTAAAGTTGGCAATAATACTTGCCCTACATGTCAAGGCTCAGGCTTTGGAGAAGGAACTAAAAAAATACGTTGCGATGGATGTGGAGGAGATGGAATCCTTAATCCAGGAGACCCTGGATATGGTAACCCCATATAATTTATTTCCTTTCAGTTAACTTTCTCTATTTTTGAACCGTTGCCAAAATGCGATAGTTGACTTTAGGAAGTTTATTTCCTAAATTAAGAGAGTAAACTTATCCATATACATTCTATGAATTTTTTTTATGCGGCATTTTTCCCAGTGCTGCTTCACTTTGTGTTGCCATTACTTATCCCCATAGTTTTAGGAGTTTATTTCGTGAGATTGTCTTATAAGAGTCATCAAGTAATCCATATCTTCTTCAGGTTTTATTATAATCTCATAATCTCCATTTCCCCAGTGTCCCACATCGGAAACATCCCGGGCCATACCTCGGGGATCATCCAAGGTATCTTTACGTACATTAAGCCATATTTTCATTTTATTCCTTTGCAAAGTTATGTCACAGAAATTAGTGTTAGATTTAAAGGCTATGTAGAGTTTTGTAGGTTTAACCTCTATATTTTCACCAAAAAGATAGATTCTCTCTTTCAGTTCATCATATAGTTCTTTAATTTCATCGGATATGTTTTTTAAATGATCATCCTCGGTGAATACTTTCACTTCATCACTAACTTTTTGAACAATTTCACTCTTCGAACTTAGCTTTGTGATGGATTCACTGCTTCTAGATGCCTTTAACTGGTTGAAAAGAATGTTTTCATTTTTATATTTGGTAACTTCCCATAGTTCTATGGGTAAATCCTTAAAATCTATTGCCTGTCTTTGGTACCTTGTAAATTGGGGTGCAACAAATATTACACGTGACTGGGACCAGTCAACATCATTTCTACCTAAAGAAATATCTTTAGATTCATTGTATTCCAAAATAAAATCAGCTTTGTTATTTAATAAAAGAGCAAGGTAGGCAAAGCCCTGATCAATCACAGAAAAATTTGAGCTTCTTTTGAATTCTATAATCACAAATGATCTGGTTTCATTATCAAAGGCCAGAGTATCCATCCTCAAATTGTTTAGCTGAAATTCGGACTTGACAAAATCCAAACCAAAAATGAGTTCAAGGTTTTCTTCAGTTATTTTCTGGATTTCTCTTTCCAATTTAAAATCAATTTTATCTATGCGCTCTAGATTCCCCTTATTCATTGAAAATAATGGCATTAAATCACCTTAAACTTGAAAAATCTTTCTCACAGATATCTTCTACATTGCATTCTTTACATCTATTAGGGTGGCAGAATCCATGGTTTTGGGGGTCACCCTGATAAACTCCCTCTTCAACCTCTTTCAAGGCAGTTTCAGAACAATAAGAATAGATACCTTTATTGGTTTGTCTTATTGTGTAAGGAAGTTCTAATTTTTTTAAATAATTTACAACTACGTCATGTTCAGGTTCATTATTGATTCCAGTTACTTTTAAAAATCGAATGTTAGAATCATCTAGTTTATAGGAATCTTTAACAAATTCACGGTCTTCCCACCCTTCATCAACAAGATCTCCCATTAAAAAGTCAAATACATTTTCACCGATGCCTAGTAAGTCATTCCAAGGTTTAGTCCTTTTAAATTGTTCCCATTCATCTACAGATTGGGTTAAAAATTCAATTTCATCAATGGATCTATTTTTGAATTTAGAATATTTCACTAGGAGGTAATTGGAAAAACTAGCATCATACTTATGCTTTAAATCATTACAGCAGACTAGCATCCACCATAATAACTGATAATAGTGGCTACCTTTATTCCTTTTGAAATTTCGAACTGAATTATAAAAACCTATTCCCTCTTCTCCTGCTTTTCCATTTTCAAGATCTAAGTAGAATGGACTTTTATAATTACCAGCAAATTCACGATTATAAGTCCGATTAAATTCAAAATTATCTAAAATACTACCTATTTTACTAATAGAAAAAATTTTCTCTTTTATTAAGAGTTCAGAGAACTTAGAAGTGTTAAAACCACCTTGTTCGTAACCTCTCTGAATAAAAAGGTAATCAATGTCTTCCCATTTGATCCCGTACTGTTTCCATGTTGGTTCTGTGGTTTTAACAGCATTTAAAATAATTTTACGAACATTTACTTTCTGCAAATTAAATTGCCCCCTAATTTTTCATTCCCAAATAAAATTCCCCATACAAAATCTTAGGAATAAACAATTCTGATAATCACTTTATCCAAGTTTATCTTAAAAGTTGCTATTTAATCTGGGAAGATAAGTAGGAGCCAAATGTTTATTAAAAAATAGATATTAAGGTAATACAATGGGTTTGGGTTTGTAAAATGAATGGGAAGGCAATTGATCTTTCACTAAGAACCTATTTTTAAAAGCACACCATCTTCTTTTAAGAGTATTTTAATGGCCTTATCTGTTTTAATGTAGAATTTCATAAGGAATTTGACTCATGATATTTCCCCTTAATACATTCCCATTTGGAATATGCTGCATTTTATGCTGCAAAAATATGAGTTATGCTTCAATAAATTATGCCTTACAAATTCAAGTCATGCCCCAATAAACTTATGTCAAAATTATTCCCGCCATTATTCCCGCCAAAATATCAATATACCCGCCACTACAATACCCGCCATTATTCCCGCCAAAATATCAATATACCCGCCATTTTACAATGCCTTATATTTTCTATCTTTTGTTTTTCCCATTGCATGAACTTGTTTTTTATCTGTTAAATCCTTTAAATCTCTTGAAGCAGTTCTCTCTGAAATTCCGAATGTTTCCTGATAAAGTTTATTGGTGAATACTTTTTCATCGTTAACCATCATCTCTAAAGCTTTTATCTGCCTATCATTCAGTCCTAAATCTTTTAAATCAGTTTTTCTATCTTCAGGTATGCTAGATACCAGATCCAGAATATGTTCTCCAGGACCATAGAATATTACTGCAAATGATTTGTCGTAAAGTCTGAATTCAGGTTCAGACAGCCCATAGTCTCGCATATAGTCTCTCATTTTATGAATGCCCGCACCTAGCTGTTCCATATCCTTAGTCTTATGGAAAATCCGACATATGTTCCGATTACGGGCTTCATGTTTTGAACCAATATTTTTTAGGGTTACACCCGAAACTAATCCCCCGGGACTAATAATCTCAACCTTGTCATCATATATATAAAAGAGAATGGGCGCTCCAGTACGATTATAATCTCTATGGGCTATGGCATTGATAAGAGCCTCCCTTATAGCAGAATATGGGTATTCTGGAATGTCAACTCTTTTAAAATCTACTATTTTGCTTGCTGTACGAGTATTTCGACGGAAGAAATTCTCAACTTGATCTATTATTTGATAAACAGGACCTTTTATCTCCTGACTATCAATAGTGGGAGTCCCTCGTGTAATCCCATCAAAACGGGCAATTCGAATTTCATTTTGAGGGAAGTAATCTGACGCTTTTTGACTGAAAAAGAGAATTGCGGTGTTATTTGGGATTAAATGGCCTTTATGTTCTTTTAAAACTTCTAAACTATCTAAAATATTAATTATGGGAATATTTGGAACTTTAAGATCCATATTTATGGCTCTTTTTCTGAGAAAATCTTTTACTTCATTCTCATCAATTGCATCATAGCCAATTTCAGGATTAATCCTATCATCAAATTCTTCAAAACTTATTCTGCCTTCACTGATTAGAAAAGCCTCTAAACTCCTAATTACTTGATTTTTCAGGTCTTCAATGGAATTAAATCGTTTGTAAACTGACAATTTTTTTGCTTTGTTGAAAAATTCATTGGTTGCTGAGTCTCGCAAGCTGTCGTCATGACCTTTGATGAATAGTAATATTTCTCCATCATTAACATTTTCTAAAAAGGTATGGTATTCTAATTCTGTTGCAGAAATTCCATTTTCATTTTTTTGACCATAGGAATTTCCTAAAATCCCGATATAAATATCACTACTTTTTACTTCATTGAGATATGTTGAAACGGCGTCACGCCCCCCAGCAGGCAAATCTTCAAATAGGAACGGCTCAAAAAAATCTCTAATTATGGAGGTGTTTAGGATAACTTCCTTTACAGCTATCCTCTCTTCTTGGAGTTCCTTCTGATTCCCACTAATAAAAACCTTAAATTTCATATCTAATCATCTTTAAGTTATTACTTATTTCTTTTTCCAATTCTTCAGACTAAATAAAATTATCCTTTTAAGTCCTTTTCAAACATTAACTGTCCTAAAAACTCATTAAAAAACCTTTAATTTCATTCTCCAACTTTGATTTTATTAATAAATGGAATGGATACAACCAAAGTCCAAGTTATACTTCCCTACTATAACCCATTAAACATACTTCAATTGTCATTTGGGTATTTCAGTAGAAATACGTGAACATCCATTCTTAGAATGAGGATACCTCATTTGCCTGTGCAAATGGGAGTAATTAAGCTCACTCTTCTTACTTCAGGATCCTCAATTAAGGAAATAAATATTTCATTCTTGGATACTGTTAGATTTTTTTTATAGGCCATTTACCTGCCAAAAATTTCAAATTGCTTGCTATTTTCTTGAATAGGAAACATTCCACTAGTGAAAACTGTCTTTTTCCCTCAATTATTATTAATATAGCTAATTTTTCTTGTTATAATAATCTTTATAAGCGATATAAAATTAATATGTTTGATTATAGTTTCTTATAATTCACTATAATCAGATAATTTTACTTAACTTACAGTAAAATTACAGTCAATTTTTTCAAGATAACAATTGTAAAAGGAGGTGAAAATATACGAAAACAAATAACTAAAACTTTCATTCCTTTACTGCTTATCACATTAACAATACTACTTTGTGCCAGTACTGTTTCTGCTGCGGATGAAGCTATTTTTGTGAATGGTTCATCCGGACTGGACACCAATGATGGTTATTCATGGACTTCTCCAAAATTAACCATTCAAAACGCAACAGGAACCGTAAGCTCCAACGGAACTGTAACTATTGCCGATGGAGTTTACTCAGGATACGGCAACACCAACATCACAATTAACAGGAACATGACCATACAGGGCCAAAGCCAGACCGGAACCGTGATCAATGGAACAGACACTAACTGGATATTCACTATCACATCTGGTGTGAATGTCACCATCGGGAATCTGACATTTACCAACGGAATTGGATATCGGGGTGGTGCTATATTAAATCACGGGGATTTAACTGTGGAAAATTGTACCTTCACTAACAACACTGCAACAATGGATAACTATGCAGGAGGATGGGGAGGAGGTGCTATCTGTAATTTAGCCGATGCTAGATCTATTACAACTACTGTAACCAATTGTACATTCCAAAATAACAATGCATATAGAGGTAGTGCTATACTAAATTATTGTGATATTAGTGATCACTACATCATTAGTACCGTAACTAACTGTAGCTTCACCAATAACACCGCAAATACGTTTGGAACTATCTACAATCTTGCAGATGATGGTTATATTAATAGTCTTGTGACTAACTGTAACTTCACCAATAACACCGCAACATGGGACGCTGGCGCTATAGCAAATTACTGCAGAATAGGTTCTATTACTAATACGGCAATAAATTCTACCTTCAGTAATAACCATGCTGACCGTAATGGTGGTGCTATAGCCAATTGGATTAATGGTGATCAGAGTCAGATTTCTATTAATTTTACTTTGATTAACAGTACCCTCACTAATAACACTGCAAATGTTTCAGGCGGCGCTATCTACAATTTTAATTGGTGTCCTCGAGGTTCTATTAATACAACAGCTCATTTCAACAGTTTTGTTGGAAACCTTGCACCAACAGGTAGTGCAATATACAATGACAACAGCTCTGTGAATGCTACACTAAACTGGTGGGGATCTAATGTTGATCCAACAACGGTCACTAACCTCATATCTGGCATAGTGGATGCTAATCCATGGGTTATTTTAAGTGTCAACACAACCCCCAGCACCATCAACAACGGCGAAACATCAGCCATTACCGCCGATTTCAACCACATCAATGGTGGTGGTGATCTAGTTGGAGGACACATACCTGATGAATCTATAACCCTGGATATACCCTGGGGAAGCTTCACTAATTCTGGAATTAGTCATTCATTAACCGCAAATACTGTTGCGGGTGCAATGTCTGCTACATTTTATGCCACCGAAGGTGCATTGAATCCTTTGTTCAATCCGGTTCAACTCAGTGCAACTGCAGATGACTACACCACCAGTGATGCAGAGGCAGCATACATTTCAATTAACCCCGTAGCTAACCTAAACATTACCAACACAGCCAATGTGACTGCAGTCAATGCAGGTGACATAGTCCGGTATAATATCACTATCACCAACAACGGCCAGGATAATGTAACCATTATCACATTAAAAGACATTTTACCCGTTGGAACTGAACTTGTGAGTGTATCCTCTGCATATGACATCCTAAGCCCTATTCCATCCGGTGTAGAACTAACATGGACTAACATTTTAGCTTCATTGGGTGTTGCTCAATTACAGCCGGGCATGAGTGTGTCGATTTGGGTTGACGCGCGCATCTTAGCTTCTACAGCGGGCACTACACTAGTTAACAAAGCAAACATCTCTTACAATGCATATCCTTACTTCAACGAAAGTACAGCCAATGTGTATGTTAACCAGGCAACTGTGGAGCTGAACAAGACCGCTAACAACACTCAACCAAACGTTGGTGAAACCGTAATGTTTACCATTGTAGCCAAAAACACCGGACCAGGTACTGCAAGTAACCTAATTGTCACCGACACCCTACCAGCAGGTTTAGACTTTATCAGTTGCACTGGAGGTGGTGTTTGGGATCCAGTTACCCTTACTATTACCTGGCCAGCTGCAATTGTGGCAAATAATGGCAACATAACCTATTACCTCACTGCACTGGTAAATTCAACCAGTTTAGCCGGTACCAACATCACCAATGTGGTAAATGAAACCCATACCGAGTATCCAAACAATTCAACAACTAACTGTACAATCTATGTACCTAAAGCAGACCTTTACATCCAGATAACCAGTGACAAAAACAATCCCACTGTGGGTGAAACATTCACCCTAACCTACAAACTGGGAAACAACGGACCCGATGATGCAACTAACGTAACCATAACCATACCCCTCCCCGAAGGCTTTGTAATATCCAAAATTGAGGGTGATGGAAACTGGACCGTGACTGGAAACACCATAACCTGGACCATGAACAACGTTACAGTAGGCGACCCCTACCTGTACATCTCAGGATGGACCACCGGACCAGGAAATCACCTATTCACCGCATCAATAACCTCAGATACCTTCAGCATCAACACCATGGGAATTAACCCCTTCACTTTAAACACACAACCAACAGTAAACGCAGCAACCACAACATCTGGAAACACTGTAGGAATGCAAACCACAGGAGCACCAATAGCCCCACTGGCCTTAGCAGTTCTCAGTGTACTCGGCGGATTAGCCATAACCCGTAAAAAACAATAAAAGGATTTAATGAATCCTTTTCCACCTTTTTTTATTTTTAGATAAAGGATTTTTCTATTCATTACATCAGAAAATTTTTAACTTTAAGTATCAGTCACTCTAATGCGCCTTTCAAAATAATTGCAAAGTTTAGTTTTATTTAAACCAAAAAGAACTCTCTTTTTCTTTGGGAAACTCCCTTTAGTTTCTGTGGTTAAATATCCACATTGATTCTTAACAATTCCCCGTACTTTATGAAAATTGAATAAACCTTTCTATTATTTTATGAAGTGAATACTTTATATCAATAGATATGCCATAATATTAGCGTAATCTGTTTATCAAACAAAAAGGAGGTGAAACGATAAGAAAGCAAGCGATTACATACAAATATTTGATTCCTTTACTGCTTATTACCTTAACTGTACTGTTTTGTGCTAGTACTGCTTTTGCTGCAGATGAAGCTATTTTTGTGAATGGTTCATCTGGACTCGACACTAATGATGGTTATTCATGGAGTACACCAAAATTAACCATTCAAAACGCAACCGGAACCGTAAGCTCCAACGGAATAGTGAACATCGCCGATGGGGTTTACTCTGGAACCGGAAACACCAATATCACAATTAACCAGAACATGACCATACAGGGCCTGAGCCAGAACGGGACCATAATCAATGGAACAGACACTAACTGGGTATTCACTATCACATCTGGTGTGAATGTCACCCTCCGTAATCTGACTTTTACCAACGGAATCAGATATGATGGTGGTGCTATCCTAAACCATGGAATATTGTCCATTTCAGATTGTACGCTCACCGAAAACACTGCAACTCATTGGGGTGGTGCTATCTACAGCGACTCGTATGGAAGTATAATGTCTTTGACAGACTGCACATTCACTAAAAACACTGCATTATACGGTGGTGGTGCTATTGCATATCGAAATATTTGCAATATAACTAATTGTACATTCATGTATAACTCTGTAACTGGTGCGAATTCCTGGTGCGGTGGTGCTATCGGTGCATATCAAGGTAGTAATTCTATTGTGACGGGCTGTACCTTCGTTGGAAACTCTGTAGATCGAATTCCTTCTAGTTTTGGTGGTGGTGCCATCTACATTTTTGATGCCACTTTAACAGCTAATTTTAACAGGTTCTACAATAATTCCGCCAATTTA
Coding sequences within it:
- a CDS encoding DEAD/DEAH box helicase family protein — its product is MESYTDDVSLLSEFKTRKQYIDPELEKQGWLPKYIKEEVNSVKSNFKDKNIILFDGNPQRNVDRFIDYVLLDEDYTPLAIIEAKRFSKNADTGRIQARTYSLDIESQINQKVPIFLTNGQKWLFIDEYGIERKVSGPFSQADLKRRRDLYRNRKDPRTVKINTHIVDRPRSVTIVRKLSEHFSECHRTALIEMATGTGKTRVAMALIDLLIKSNVVRNVLFIADRIALVGQARDNGFKKYFTEPAADLREGFTTSSRLYVSTVQTLMGGKETRMFEKYSPGFFDLIVFDEAHRSIYDKNNLIYQYFDCIKIGLTATPRERETQSTFDLFGKATAEYSYDEAVRDGVLVPYFAHIISTKVLNEGIKQEDLDKFLKDQLRRQDVDPDTFEPTGSQFDRVFMDDKTNTLVIKSFMETCYRSDEGKPAKSIFFCASKNHANKMKEVFGELFPKFASEVQVITSDMYRANDEVKRFKQRSNPRIALSVGMLDTGVDIPEVCNLVFIKPVVSPIRFWQMLGRGTRNLEACKHKDWLPNNRKDDFLIFDFMIGGHSNIEFHELERGKGTGVPNDVLTNIFNNRVALLEQNLTPKERELITGKIRATIDELDEEFFLVREKSSIISRIKKSDDFDGMVDELMDEVSPLIITQFGTNSKVSSFILKAEKLFTCVLDRDKEKIDKIRRELVYMIRNVADKDNLQVISERKPQLMRAQQMEFWEDLTFEDVEFLVREIAPVMKYFEPTCRPVVDISALDIIVNWKEFEKEVKEDEDLKRLLERSEAVRKLKEGEGITSRELMNLEKELSSLKPEITIEYIQKQQNIDFLLFLRDIINIKRNDDPRAMIEKRFDSYITNNPHYTSRQLEFLMLLKKVFAERKHIEMKDLGSPPFEDENPLDLFSYEELEGIVDKCNRIRMC
- a CDS encoding DUF5655 domain-containing protein yields the protein MPLFSMNKGNLERIDKIDFKLEREIQKITEENLELIFGLDFVKSEFQLNNLRMDTLAFDNETRSFVIIEFKRSSNFSVIDQGFAYLALLLNNKADFILEYNESKDISLGRNDVDWSQSRVIFVAPQFTRYQRQAIDFKDLPIELWEVTKYKNENILFNQLKASRSSESITKLSSKSEIVQKVSDEVKVFTEDDHLKNISDEIKELYDELKERIYLFGENIEVKPTKLYIAFKSNTNFCDITLQRNKMKIWLNVRKDTLDDPRGMARDVSDVGHWGNGDYEIIIKPEEDMDYLMTLIRQSHEINS
- a CDS encoding ATP-binding protein, which produces MKFKVFISGNQKELQEERIAVKEVILNTSIIRDFFEPFLFEDLPAGGRDAVSTYLNEVKSSDIYIGILGNSYGQKNENGISATELEYHTFLENVNDGEILLFIKGHDDSLRDSATNEFFNKAKKLSVYKRFNSIEDLKNQVIRSLEAFLISEGRISFEEFDDRINPEIGYDAIDENEVKDFLRKRAINMDLKVPNIPIINILDSLEVLKEHKGHLIPNNTAILFFSQKASDYFPQNEIRIARFDGITRGTPTIDSQEIKGPVYQIIDQVENFFRRNTRTASKIVDFKRVDIPEYPYSAIREALINAIAHRDYNRTGAPILFYIYDDKVEIISPGGLVSGVTLKNIGSKHEARNRNICRIFHKTKDMEQLGAGIHKMRDYMRDYGLSEPEFRLYDKSFAVIFYGPGEHILDLVSSIPEDRKTDLKDLGLNDRQIKALEMMVNDEKVFTNKLYQETFGISERTASRDLKDLTDKKQVHAMGKTKDRKYKAL